The segment gtggAGCGAAGAAGTCTTTGattttgaaaatgttgaaaaCACATGATTTAGAAATTAAAAGGTATTCCCCACTTTTACACCCCACCATGACCCTCCCGGAAAAGCATGGAAATTCTTCCGTTAATTGTGGAACATTGGCGTGTTCCAATGGAAAGCTCCTGTGTTTGGGGTTATTCAGGATTTATGGGGGAGCTTAAGTCATTAAATAACCAGAGTTAACCCCTGTTTGGTTAAGAGGGCAagcaatttttgaaaagaaaaaaaaagattccactTCTCTGCCTTCCACAAACAGCACAAAAATGGCACTGAGGACTCAAGCAATACATGGACATCTGTGCTGTACCTAGAGTTGTTAAAATAATTGTGATGACAGGTGTCTAGGTACCACTTTCTTAATGGTTTTCAATATCTACTGATTTATTGTCGTGGCTTTCCCTCCCCTTTTTACATCCTTGATTTTATGAAGGAGCCAGAGAACAGATTTTTGCACTAAAGCCTGAGTCTTTATTCTAATACTGAAaagaactaataaaaataatcacttggCTTTTAAGCAGAAAGCTTCCATTTACAgtatttctccctccccccttccaagCCCCTTGTTATCTAACATAATGGTTAGAATACATTTCCGTCTCTTCCCTTAATAATTTCATGCATTAACATCCTCTTCACACACCagactctcctctcctctctctctctctctctctctctctctctctctctctctctctctctctctctctctctctctctctctctctctcacacacacacacacacacacacacacacacacacacagagcaagaggAAAAAAGAGGCAGCAGAAATCTCAGCTGTACTTCTAGCCCTTTTAAAAAGTTTGCTCTGTAAATTGGAATGAGGTCAGATTTGGAGCTTCTCATTGCACGCGGAGATTATTATTGCATCGGGTTCCAAGCCAATGGGAAGCCCGGGGGAGGGGCTTGGCACGAGGAAGCGTTGGTTACAGCGGCTGATTGGCTGAGGCCAGGACTGTGAAAGGATAAAGAGGCGCGAGGCGGAATTGGGGTCTGCTCTAAGCTGCAGCAAGAGAAACTGTGTGTGAGGGCAAGAGGCCTGCTTCGCTCCCAGGTCTCTAGTTCTTGCACGCTCGTTAAGAGTCTGCACTAGAGGAACTCTGCCATTACCAGCTCCCTTCTTGCAGAAGGGAGGGGGAAACATACATTTATTCATGCCAGTCTGTTGCATGAAGGCTTTTTGGCTTCCTACCTTGCAACAAAATAATTGCACAAACTCCTTAGTGCCGATTCCGCCCACAGAGAGTCCTGGAGCCAGAGTCTTTTTTGCTTTGCATTGTAGGGAAGGGACTAAGTGCTAGAGACAATGTCGCTTTCCTGAGCTCCGGGGAGCGCTCGTGAACTGGAATCAACTGCTtcgggggaaggaaagaaaaaagagagagagagaaagaaagaaagcggaaaaaaaaaaaaggacttgccTGGGAGAGGCGGCGGCGGCTAGCAACTTGCAGTGGAAGCTTCAGCAAGCAGCATTCGAGAAGAAACTCCTCTCCACTTGAGCAAGGTCTCCAGACTCCGCGGCGAGAGGCAGAAGAGCCAACTGCAGCAGCAGCGCGGTGAGAGctagcgagagggagagagagggagagagagagagagagggagagaggagagaggggaggagagcgaGCCAGCCAGAGAGACGCTCCAGCCTGGGAACTACAACTCCTCTGCAAGAGACGGAGtgcgcccgccccgccgctccTGGAGACTTCGCCCCGCTCGCCCGCCTCCGCCCCGGCCGGGAGCCGCGGGGCcccgcgcggccgccgccgccgcgcgcgtcCTCCCGCTCGGCGGCCGCTTGGCCCGGGGAGCCGGGGGGGACCCGGCGATCGCGCGTCCAGGAGGGGccgagcgcgcgcgcgcggggggcgcccgCCGAGCCGGGGCCATGGTGCAGCAAACCAACAACGCCGAGAACACCGAGGCGCTGCTGGCCGGCGAGAGCTCGGACTCGGGCGCCGGCCTGGAGCTGGGCATCGCCTCGTCGCCGACGCCCGGCTCCACGGCGTCCACGGGCGGCAAGGCCGACGACCCGAGCTGGTGCAAGACGCCGAGCGGCCACATCAAGCGGCCCATGAACGCCTTCATGGTGTGGTCGCAGATCGAGCGGCGCAAGATCATGGAGCAGTCGCCCGACATGCACAACGCCGAGATCTCCAAGCGGCTGGGCAAGCGCTGGAAGCTGCTCAAGGACAGCGACAAGATCCCCTTCATCCGGGAGGCGGAGCGGCTGCGCCTCAAGCACATGGCCGACTACCCCGACTACAAGTACCGGCCCAGGAAGAAGGTGAAGTCGGGCAACGCCGGCGCGGCGCACGCCGCCAGCGCCGCCAGCGCCGCCAAGCCCGGCGACAAGGGAGACAAGGTCGGTGgcagcggcgggggcggcggcggcggcggcggccacgcagggggaggcggcgggggcagcggcgggggcagcggcgggggcagcagcagcagcggcggcggcagcggcggcggcgcctCCAAACCGGCGCAGAAGAAAAGCTGCGGCTCCAaagcggcgggcggcggcggcctgGGCAAGCCCTACGCCAAGCTCATCCTGGCGGGCGGCAAGGCGGCGGCGGCCGCCTTCGCCGCCGAGCAGGCCACGCTGCTGCCGCTGGGCGCCGCGGCCGCCGACCACCACTCGCTGTACAAGGCGCGGACTCCCGGCggcgccgccaccgccgccccgGCCGCGCTGgccacgccgccgccgccgccgccgcagcccgcGCCCAAGCACCTGGCGGACGGCGGCGCCAAGAAGGTGAAGCGCGTGTACCTGTTCGGCGGGCTGGGCGCGGCGGCGTCCCCCGTGGGCGCGGACCCCAGCGACCCCCTGGGCCTGTACGACGACGCGGCGGCCGGCTGCTCGCCCGACGGCCCGTGCCTGAGCGGCCGCAGCAGCGCCGCGTCCTCGCCCGCCGCCGGCCGCTCGCCCGCCGACCACCGCGGCTACGCCAGCAGCCTGCGCGCCGCCTCGCCCGCCCCGTCCAGCGCGCCCTCGCACGCGTCCTCGTCCCACTCGTCcgcctcgtcctcgtcctcgtcgtcgtcctcctcctcctcttcgtcctcgtcctcctcgtcctcctcctcctcctcgtcctcctcctcctcgtccgcCTCGTCGTCGTCGGGCTCCTCGTCCTCGTCCGACGACGAGTTCGAAGACGACCTGCTCGACCTGCACCCCAGCTCAAACTTTGAGAGCATGTCCCTGGGCAGCTTCAGCTCGTCGTCGGCGCTCGACCGGGACCTGGATTTTAACTTCGAGCCGGGCTCGGGCTCGCACTTCGAGTTCCCGGACTACTGCACCCCCGAGGTGAGCGAGATGATCTCGGGCGACTGGCTCGAGTCCAGCATCTCCAACCTGGTCTTCACCTACTGATggcagcgcgcgcgcgcgccagcGCGCGCAGGGGGGCTGGGAGCCGACCGGTgtcccccccctcacacacacaacacacacacacacacacacacgcacacacc is part of the Sorex araneus isolate mSorAra2 chromosome 2, mSorAra2.pri, whole genome shotgun sequence genome and harbors:
- the SOX4 gene encoding transcription factor SOX-4 yields the protein MVQQTNNAENTEALLAGESSDSGAGLELGIASSPTPGSTASTGGKADDPSWCKTPSGHIKRPMNAFMVWSQIERRKIMEQSPDMHNAEISKRLGKRWKLLKDSDKIPFIREAERLRLKHMADYPDYKYRPRKKVKSGNAGAAHAASAASAAKPGDKGDKVGGSGGGGGGGGGHAGGGGGGSGGGSGGGSSSSGGGSGGGASKPAQKKSCGSKAAGGGGLGKPYAKLILAGGKAAAAAFAAEQATLLPLGAAAADHHSLYKARTPGGAATAAPAALATPPPPPPQPAPKHLADGGAKKVKRVYLFGGLGAAASPVGADPSDPLGLYDDAAAGCSPDGPCLSGRSSAASSPAAGRSPADHRGYASSLRAASPAPSSAPSHASSSHSSASSSSSSSSSSSSSSSSSSSSSSSSSSSSSSASSSSGSSSSSDDEFEDDLLDLHPSSNFESMSLGSFSSSSALDRDLDFNFEPGSGSHFEFPDYCTPEVSEMISGDWLESSISNLVFTY